The Streptomyces laurentii genome contains a region encoding:
- a CDS encoding inducers of aerial mycelium formation biosynthesis protein bldG (Inducers of aerial mycelium formation biosynthesis protein BldG [Streptomyces venezuelae ATCC10712];~Sulphate Transporter and Anti-Sigma factor antagonist) domain of anti-anti-sigma factors, key regulators of anti-sigma factors by phosphorylation; cd07043;~anti sigma factor interaction site;~identified by MetaGeneAnnotator; putative;~regulatory phosphorylation site [posttranslational modification]) encodes MYRQHIGSAPGRFRVDVRTVGASEVLTPVGELDHHTAELLRTPLDQALDEGRVRLVLDCSQLEFCDSTGLNVLLGARLRAEAAGGGVHLAAMRPTVARVFEITGADAVFTLHDTIESALPG; translated from the coding sequence ATGTACCGCCAGCACATCGGCAGCGCACCCGGGCGGTTCCGGGTCGACGTCCGGACCGTGGGGGCGAGCGAGGTCCTCACCCCGGTGGGTGAGCTCGATCACCACACCGCCGAACTGTTGCGTACGCCACTCGATCAGGCCCTCGACGAAGGCCGGGTACGCCTCGTACTCGACTGCTCACAGCTTGAGTTCTGCGACTCCACCGGGCTGAACGTCCTGCTCGGCGCCCGGCTGAGAGCCGAGGCCGCGGGCGGCGGGGTCCATCTCGCGGCGATGCGGCCCACGGTGGCCCGGGTCTTCGAGATCACCGGGGCGGACGCCGTCTTCACCCTGCACGACACGATCGAATCCGCCCTCCCCGGCTGA
- a CDS encoding RNA polymerase sigma factor (DNA binding residues [nucleotide binding];~RNA polymerase alternative sigma factor;~RNA polymerase sigma factor [Streptomyces avermitilis MA-4680];~RNA polymerase sigma-70 factor, sigma-B/F/G subfamily; TIGR02980;~Sigma-70 region 2; pfam04542;~Sigma-70 region 3; pfam04539;~Sigma70, region (SR) 4 refers to the most C-terminal of four conserved domains foundin Escherichia coli (Ec) sigma70, the main housekeeping sigma, and related sigma-factors (SFs). A SF isa dissociable subunit of RNA polymerase, it directs bacterial or...; cd06171;~identified by MetaGeneAnnotator; putative) — MSPRLDVTELADLPPIPPVDEIAPHDARALSKTLFARLGQLEEGTHEYAYVRNTLIELNLALVKFAASRFRTRSEPMEDIVQVGTIGLIKAIDRFELARNVEFPTFAMPTIIGEIKRFFRDTSWSVHVPRRLQELRLDLAKAGDELAQRLDRSPTVDELARELGLPPEEIVEGMAAANAYTASSLDAPPEETESDGATLADRLGYEDHGIEGIEYVESLKPMIASLPFRERRILSLRFTAGLTQSEIGEELGISQMHVSRLLSRTLARLRRGLTLDE; from the coding sequence ATGTCCCCCCGGCTCGACGTCACGGAACTCGCCGATCTCCCGCCGATTCCGCCCGTCGACGAGATCGCGCCGCATGACGCGCGCGCGCTGTCGAAGACCCTCTTCGCCCGCCTCGGCCAACTGGAGGAGGGCACCCACGAGTACGCGTACGTCCGCAACACCCTGATCGAACTCAACCTGGCCCTGGTCAAGTTCGCCGCCTCCCGGTTCCGCACCCGCAGTGAACCGATGGAGGACATCGTCCAGGTCGGCACCATCGGCCTGATCAAGGCGATCGACCGCTTCGAACTGGCCCGCAACGTCGAGTTCCCCACCTTCGCGATGCCGACGATCATCGGCGAGATCAAGCGGTTCTTCCGCGACACCTCGTGGTCGGTGCACGTCCCGCGCAGACTCCAGGAACTCCGCCTCGACCTCGCCAAGGCCGGCGACGAGCTGGCCCAGCGCCTCGACCGGTCGCCCACCGTCGACGAGCTCGCCCGAGAGCTGGGCCTGCCCCCCGAGGAGATCGTCGAGGGCATGGCCGCCGCCAACGCGTACACGGCCAGCTCGCTCGACGCCCCGCCCGAGGAGACCGAGTCCGACGGCGCGACGCTCGCGGACCGCCTGGGGTACGAGGACCACGGCATCGAGGGCATCGAGTATGTCGAGTCGCTGAAGCCCATGATCGCCTCGCTGCCGTTCCGCGAACGCCGCATCCTCTCCCTGCGCTTCACCGCCGGCCTCACCCAATCCGAGATCGGCGAAGAACTGGGCATCTCCCAGATGCACGTCTCGCGGCTGCTCTCGCGGACATTGGCACGCCTACGCAGGGGACTTACGCTCGACGAGTGA
- a CDS encoding formiminoglutamic iminohydrolase (Formiminoglutamic iminohydrolase [Streptomyces venezuelae ATCC10712];~N-formimino-L-glutamate deiminase; Validated;~Superfamily of metallo-dependent hydrolases (also called amidohydrolase superfamily) isa large group of proteins that show conservation in their 3-dimensional fold (TIM barrel) and in details of their active site. The vast majority of the members have a...; cl00281;~identified by MetaGeneAnnotator; putative), which produces MPVTTPTPATYWLEHAWTDPVVESGVLLEVADGRITDVRTGAATPPPGAEVLRGLTIPGLANAHSHAFHRALRGTVQVGSGTFWTWREVMYGVAGRLTPDSYFALARAVYAEMALAGITAVGEFHYLHHAPGGTPYADPNAMGEALIAAAGEAGIRITLLDTAYLSSGFGAAPEPHQLRFSDGTADAWAERASALKEREGARIGAAIHSVRAVPADQLATVARWAEDRHAPLHVHLSEQTAENDACQAAHGRTPTQLLADHGVLGARTTGVHNTHLTEGDIALIGGSATGTCMCPTTERDLADGIGPAAALQRAGSPLSLGSDSHAVVDLLEEARAMELNERLRTRTRGHWTAAALLRAATADGHAALGWTDAGRLEAGALADFTTIALDTVRTAGPPPRLAAETAVFAASAADVRHTVVGGRTVVRDGVHATVPDAAGALADSIAALRG; this is translated from the coding sequence GTGCCGGTGACCACCCCCACCCCTGCCACCTACTGGCTGGAACACGCCTGGACCGACCCCGTCGTCGAGTCCGGCGTCCTCCTGGAGGTCGCGGACGGGCGGATCACCGACGTCCGGACGGGGGCGGCCACGCCCCCGCCCGGCGCGGAGGTGCTGCGCGGACTGACGATCCCCGGCCTCGCCAACGCCCACAGCCACGCCTTCCACCGGGCCCTGCGCGGCACCGTCCAGGTCGGCTCCGGAACCTTCTGGACCTGGCGCGAGGTCATGTACGGCGTTGCCGGGCGGCTCACCCCCGACAGCTACTTCGCCCTCGCCCGCGCCGTGTACGCGGAGATGGCCCTCGCCGGCATCACGGCCGTCGGCGAATTCCACTACCTCCACCACGCCCCCGGCGGCACCCCCTACGCCGACCCCAACGCCATGGGCGAGGCCCTGATCGCCGCCGCCGGCGAGGCCGGCATCCGCATCACCCTCCTCGACACCGCGTACCTCTCCTCCGGCTTCGGCGCGGCCCCCGAACCGCACCAGCTGCGCTTCTCCGACGGCACGGCGGACGCCTGGGCCGAGCGCGCGTCGGCGCTCAAGGAGCGCGAGGGCGCACGGATCGGCGCCGCCATCCACTCCGTACGCGCCGTCCCGGCCGACCAGCTCGCCACCGTCGCCCGCTGGGCCGAGGACCGCCACGCTCCCCTGCACGTCCACCTCTCCGAGCAGACCGCCGAGAACGACGCCTGCCAGGCGGCCCACGGCCGCACCCCCACCCAGCTCCTCGCCGACCACGGCGTCCTCGGCGCGCGGACCACCGGCGTCCACAACACCCACCTGACCGAGGGCGACATCGCGCTGATCGGCGGGTCCGCCACCGGCACCTGCATGTGCCCCACCACCGAACGCGACCTCGCCGACGGCATCGGCCCCGCCGCCGCCCTCCAGCGCGCCGGCTCCCCCCTCTCGCTGGGCAGCGACAGCCACGCCGTCGTCGACCTCCTCGAAGAGGCGCGCGCCATGGAACTGAACGAGCGTCTGCGCACCCGCACCCGCGGTCACTGGACGGCGGCCGCGCTGCTGCGCGCCGCCACCGCCGACGGCCATGCGGCCCTCGGCTGGACCGACGCCGGCCGCCTCGAAGCGGGCGCCCTCGCCGACTTCACGACGATCGCCCTCGACACGGTCAGGACAGCGGGGCCACCGCCGCGTCTGGCAGCCGAGACGGCGGTATTCGCAGCGTCCGCGGCGGACGTACGGCACACGGTCGTCGGTGGACGTACGGTCGTCCGGGACGGGGTCCACGCGACCGTCCCCGACGCGGCCGGAGCCCTCGCGGACTCGATCGCCGCCCTGCGCGGCTGA
- a CDS encoding N-formylglutamate deformylase (M20 Peptidase beta-alanine synthase, an amidohydrolase; cd03884;~N-formylglutamate deformylase [Streptomyces venezuelae ATCC10712];~allantoate amidohydrolase; Reviewed;~dimer interface [polypeptide binding];~identified by MetaGeneAnnotator; putative;~metal binding site [ion binding]) codes for MSASFHAMWTSLRPIGRSDASGGYRRYAWTGADADCRLWFRMQAEARRLDVETDRNGNQWAWLGDPTAGDAVVTGSHLDSVPDGGAFDGPLGVVSAFAALDELRARGVSFRRPLAIVNFGDEEGARFGLACVGSRLTSGQLTREKAFELRDADGVSLPQAMEAAGHDPSGIGPDPERLARIGAFVELHVEQGRALDLSGDPVGIASAIWPHGRWRYDFHGEANHAGTTRLVDRHDPMLPYAETVLAAREQAELAGAVATFGKIAVEPNGVNAIPSLVRGWLDARAADQESLDTVVAGIETAARAHAARQGVDLAVVRESFTPIVEFGHALRDEIGRILGEASADGVKVPVLGTGAGHDAGILSASIPTAMLFVRNPTGVSHSPAESAAEDDCLAGVRALADVLEGLACR; via the coding sequence GTGAGTGCCTCCTTCCACGCCATGTGGACGTCGCTGCGGCCCATCGGCCGCAGCGACGCCTCGGGCGGATACCGCCGCTACGCCTGGACCGGCGCCGACGCCGACTGCCGCCTCTGGTTCCGGATGCAGGCCGAGGCCCGCCGCCTCGACGTCGAGACCGACCGCAACGGCAACCAGTGGGCCTGGCTCGGCGACCCCACCGCCGGCGACGCCGTCGTCACCGGCTCCCACCTCGACTCCGTCCCCGACGGCGGCGCCTTCGACGGCCCCCTCGGCGTCGTCTCCGCCTTCGCCGCGCTCGACGAACTCCGCGCCCGCGGCGTCTCCTTCCGGCGCCCCCTCGCCATCGTCAACTTCGGCGACGAGGAAGGCGCCCGCTTCGGCCTCGCCTGCGTCGGCTCCCGCCTCACCTCCGGACAGCTGACCCGGGAGAAGGCCTTCGAGCTGCGCGACGCCGACGGCGTCAGCCTCCCGCAGGCGATGGAGGCGGCCGGCCACGACCCGTCGGGGATCGGCCCGGACCCGGAGCGGCTCGCCCGCATCGGCGCCTTCGTCGAACTCCACGTCGAGCAGGGCCGCGCCCTCGACCTGTCCGGCGACCCCGTCGGCATCGCCTCCGCCATCTGGCCGCACGGCCGCTGGCGGTACGACTTCCACGGCGAGGCCAACCACGCCGGTACCACCCGGCTCGTCGACCGGCACGACCCGATGCTGCCGTACGCCGAGACCGTCCTCGCCGCCCGCGAGCAGGCCGAACTCGCGGGCGCCGTCGCCACCTTCGGCAAGATCGCGGTCGAGCCCAACGGCGTCAACGCCATCCCCTCCCTCGTCCGCGGCTGGCTCGACGCCCGCGCCGCCGACCAGGAGTCCCTGGACACCGTCGTCGCCGGCATCGAGACCGCCGCCCGCGCCCACGCCGCCCGCCAGGGCGTCGACCTCGCCGTCGTCCGCGAGTCCTTCACCCCGATCGTGGAGTTCGGACACGCGCTGCGCGACGAGATCGGCCGCATCCTCGGCGAGGCGTCCGCCGACGGCGTCAAGGTCCCCGTCCTCGGCACCGGCGCCGGACACGACGCGGGTATTTTGTCCGCCTCCATCCCGACCGCCATGCTGTTCGTGCGCAACCCCACCGGCGTCTCGCACTCCCCGGCCGAGTCCGCCGCCGAGGACGACTGCCTCGCCGGAGTCCGCGCACTCGCCGACGTACTGGAGGGCCTCGCGTGCCGGTGA
- a CDS encoding hypothetical protein (identified by MetaGeneAnnotator; putative;~sequence version:1), with translation MGHSRAYPVYRTTDEEAAYDRAKELSAGLELIEDEIWVDAVLADPERLLRVAEAVPDLAFEGSDQEEYDPWGEPEPDRFPVWAWSEEAPEDADLPFLAAAGDAPAMLGRRGRWPGPDGSVQYDGVQVVFHHDDLELDPPDRRTETHTVFLHVHKHCPPARVRELAARAGLDVLGEARTGW, from the coding sequence ATGGGGCATTCACGGGCCTATCCCGTCTACCGGACCACCGACGAAGAAGCCGCCTACGACCGGGCGAAGGAACTGAGCGCGGGACTGGAGCTGATCGAGGACGAGATATGGGTCGACGCGGTGCTCGCGGACCCGGAGCGGCTGCTCCGGGTGGCGGAGGCGGTGCCGGACCTGGCGTTCGAGGGGAGTGACCAGGAGGAGTACGACCCCTGGGGCGAGCCCGAGCCGGACCGGTTCCCGGTGTGGGCGTGGTCGGAGGAGGCGCCGGAGGACGCGGACCTGCCGTTCCTGGCGGCGGCCGGGGACGCCCCGGCCATGCTGGGCCGGCGCGGACGCTGGCCCGGTCCGGACGGCAGCGTCCAGTACGACGGGGTGCAGGTGGTGTTCCACCACGACGACCTCGAACTGGACCCCCCGGACCGCCGCACCGAGACCCACACCGTCTTCCTCCACGTCCACAAGCATTGCCCACCGGCCCGCGTCCGCGAACTGGCCGCCCGCGCAGGCCTGGACGTCCTGGGCGAGGCGCGGACTGGCTGGTAG
- a CDS encoding imidazolonepropionase (Superfamily of metallo-dependent hydrolases (also called amidohydrolase superfamily) isa large group of proteins that show conservation in their 3-dimensional fold (TIM barrel) and in details of their active site. The vast majority of the members have a...; cl00281;~identified by MetaGeneAnnotator; putative;~imidazolonepropionase [Amycolatopsis mediterranei U32];~imidazolonepropionase; Provisional), which yields MNTGPAATNSPAATPAPTSANSAVATTATAIVNIASLVTNDPSLGDGTPLGLIQDAAVVIDGDRVVWVGESSKAPATDNRVDAAGRAVIPGFVDSHSHLVFAGDRTAEFHARMSGQPYKAGGIRTTVAATRAATDAELSANVAHYMAEALRQGTTTFETKSGYGLTVEDEARALRIAAEHTDEVTYLGAHIVSPDYADDPAAYVDLVTGPMLDACAPHARWIDVFCEKGAFDGDQARAILTAGQAKGLAARIHANQLSYGPGVQLAVELGAASADHCTHLTDADVDALASGDTVATLLPGAEFSTRAQWPDARRLVDAGVTVALSTDCNPGSSFTSSVPFCVALAVRDMRMTPDEALWSATAGGAAALRRTDIGRVAVGARADLVLLDAPSHVHLAYRPGVPLVAQVWRTGVRVA from the coding sequence ATGAACACCGGCCCCGCGGCGACGAACAGCCCGGCGGCGACCCCCGCCCCCACGAGCGCGAACAGCGCCGTGGCGACGACCGCCACCGCCATCGTCAACATCGCCAGCCTCGTCACCAACGACCCCTCCCTCGGTGATGGAACCCCCCTGGGCCTGATCCAGGACGCGGCCGTCGTCATCGACGGCGACCGTGTCGTCTGGGTCGGTGAATCCAGCAAAGCACCCGCCACTGACAACCGGGTCGACGCCGCCGGCCGGGCCGTGATCCCCGGCTTCGTCGACTCCCACTCCCACCTCGTCTTCGCGGGCGACCGGACCGCCGAGTTCCACGCCCGGATGTCCGGCCAGCCCTACAAGGCCGGCGGCATCCGCACCACCGTCGCAGCCACCCGCGCCGCGACCGACGCCGAACTCTCCGCCAACGTCGCCCACTACATGGCGGAGGCCCTGCGCCAGGGCACCACCACCTTCGAGACCAAGTCCGGCTACGGCCTCACCGTCGAGGACGAGGCCCGCGCCCTGCGCATCGCCGCCGAGCACACCGACGAGGTCACCTACCTCGGCGCGCACATCGTGTCCCCCGACTACGCCGACGACCCCGCCGCGTACGTCGACCTCGTCACCGGCCCGATGCTGGACGCCTGCGCCCCGCACGCCCGCTGGATCGACGTCTTCTGCGAGAAGGGCGCCTTCGACGGCGACCAGGCCCGCGCGATCCTGACGGCCGGCCAGGCGAAGGGCCTCGCGGCCCGGATCCACGCCAACCAGCTGTCGTACGGCCCCGGTGTCCAGCTCGCCGTCGAACTCGGCGCCGCCAGCGCCGACCACTGCACCCATCTCACGGACGCCGACGTCGACGCGCTCGCCTCCGGCGACACGGTCGCCACCCTGCTGCCGGGCGCCGAGTTCTCCACGCGCGCGCAGTGGCCCGACGCGCGGCGCCTGGTGGACGCGGGCGTGACCGTCGCCCTGTCCACCGACTGCAACCCCGGCTCCTCCTTCACCTCCTCCGTCCCCTTCTGCGTCGCCCTCGCCGTCCGCGACATGCGCATGACCCCCGACGAGGCCCTCTGGTCCGCCACCGCGGGCGGCGCCGCCGCGCTGCGCCGTACCGACATCGGCCGCGTCGCCGTCGGCGCCCGCGCCGATCTCGTCCTCCTCGACGCCCCCTCCCACGTCCACCTCGCCTACCGGCCGGGCGTCCCGCTGGTCGCCCAGGTCTGGCGCACGGGTGTACGAGTGGCCTGA
- a CDS encoding phosphotransferase enzyme family protein (identified by MetaGeneAnnotator; putative;~sequence version:1): MTRSPEHDTVTSLLGTGRSADVYALPAPHEEWVLRRHRDGGDAEREARVMRDLADHGFPVPHLAAATAFRAADPHLTAEERAGVEAAADLVATVG; the protein is encoded by the coding sequence GTGACAAGATCACCGGAGCACGACACCGTAACCTCCCTGCTGGGGACGGGACGGTCCGCCGACGTGTACGCGCTCCCGGCGCCGCACGAGGAATGGGTCCTGCGCCGCCACCGCGACGGCGGCGACGCGGAACGCGAGGCGCGCGTCATGCGCGACCTCGCCGACCACGGCTTCCCCGTCCCCCACCTCGCGGCCGCGACCGCCTTCCGCGCGGCGGACCCGCACCTCACGGCGGAGGAGCGGGCGGGCGTGGAGGCGGCGGCGGACCTGGTGGCGACGGTCGGCTGA
- a CDS encoding hypothetical protein (identified by MetaGeneAnnotator; putative;~sequence version:1) — MARMKITPRQFRESPGTEDWRVLGEGACARFRTGSFAAGARFAAALADLPELADHAPDVDLRPDAVTVRLVTVTDTLYGLTEGDPARARAVSALARTLDLTAEPAALTAVQVTVDALSIPAVTPFWRALLGYDHRAGSPEDLIDPARRNAAFYFQPMDAPRPQRNRLHVDVWIPYDEADTRIKAALAAGGTLVTDTYAPSHWVLADPEGNEACVGTL; from the coding sequence TTGGCGCGCATGAAGATCACCCCGCGCCAGTTCCGCGAGTCCCCCGGCACCGAGGACTGGCGGGTCCTCGGCGAAGGAGCCTGTGCCCGTTTCCGCACCGGCTCCTTCGCCGCCGGCGCCCGCTTTGCCGCCGCCCTCGCGGACCTGCCCGAACTCGCGGACCACGCACCCGACGTGGACCTGCGCCCCGACGCCGTGACGGTCCGCCTGGTCACGGTGACGGACACGCTCTACGGCCTGACGGAGGGCGACCCGGCCCGGGCCCGCGCCGTCTCGGCCCTGGCGCGCACCCTGGACCTGACCGCCGAACCCGCCGCCCTCACCGCCGTTCAGGTCACCGTCGACGCCCTGTCGATCCCGGCCGTCACCCCGTTCTGGCGCGCCCTCCTCGGCTACGACCACCGCGCGGGCAGCCCCGAGGACCTCATCGACCCCGCCCGCCGCAACGCCGCCTTCTACTTTCAGCCGATGGACGCCCCACGCCCGCAGCGCAACCGCCTCCACGTCGACGTCTGGATCCCGTACGACGAGGCCGACACCCGCATCAAGGCCGCCCTCGCCGCCGGCGGCACCCTGGTCACCGACACGTACGCCCCCTCCCACTGGGTCCTCGCGGACCCGGAGGGCAACGAGGCGTGCGTGGGCACGCTCTGA
- a CDS encoding regulatory protein (ATP binding site [chemical binding];~G-X-G motif;~Histidine kinase-like ATPase domain; pfam13581;~Histidine kinase-like ATPases; This family includes several ATP-binding proteins for example: histidine kinase, DNA gyrase B, topoisomerases, heat shock protein HSP90, phytochrome-like ATPases and DNA mismatch repair proteins; cd00075;~Mg2+ binding site [ion binding];~identified by MetaGeneAnnotator; putative;~regulatory protein [Streptomyces griseus subsp. griseus NBRC13350]): protein METASGDPDVRRLALGSTPGTVPLARDFTRSALHDWGWLPAATADRRAAAEDVLLVVSELVTNACLHAEGPESLCVLRLADVLRLEVVDRGAGQPAPRTPHRAGRPGGHGMFIVQRLCRAWGIERTPGTPGKTVWAELAAPA from the coding sequence ATGGAGACTGCCTCCGGCGACCCCGACGTCCGCCGGCTCGCGCTCGGGTCGACCCCCGGCACCGTGCCGCTCGCCCGTGACTTCACCCGGTCGGCGCTCCACGACTGGGGCTGGCTCCCGGCCGCCACCGCCGACCGCCGGGCCGCCGCCGAGGACGTCCTGCTCGTCGTCTCCGAACTGGTCACCAACGCCTGCCTGCACGCCGAGGGCCCGGAGAGCCTGTGCGTGCTGCGCCTCGCCGACGTGCTGCGCCTGGAGGTCGTCGACCGCGGCGCGGGCCAGCCCGCGCCCCGTACCCCGCACCGGGCCGGACGGCCGGGCGGACACGGCATGTTCATCGTGCAGCGCCTCTGCCGCGCCTGGGGTATCGAGCGCACGCCGGGCACTCCCGGCAAGACCGTCTGGGCGGAACTCGCCGCGCCCGCGTAG